Sequence from the Carassius gibelio isolate Cgi1373 ecotype wild population from Czech Republic chromosome A7, carGib1.2-hapl.c, whole genome shotgun sequence genome:
TGTATATTTCTTTCGTTTCCTGTTTTTCTTATAGTGTTATTCCATCTGTGTTGTGTAATTCCTATGCATGTCTGCACTATCATGTACAGTATGTCTGCACTATTTCTGTACTTTCGTCTGCACTGTAAGCTCTGTCACCAAGTCAtattccttgtgtgtgtaaacatacctgtACTTGGTAATAAAGCCCTTTCTGACTTCTGACATATTCTATAAACATTCACACGCATTGCACAAAAtacataattcaattcaattcaagtttatgtgtatagcgctttttacaatacaaatcattgcaaagcaactttacagagaATTATGTTTcttcaatatttagtagtagcttataaggggttactgtcagtttatgtgcatatgtgcattatgtgcatgaaatttcataaaaattaatacaagacatagtcagccagacaaGGAACACtattaatagcaattattatatgatgcaatcacacttgtagcaatatttgttagttctgtatgttgtttcaaggtaagcatcatctgaggtcctctgagaggtcagcatcatctcttctcaggtgcgtagctgctgttccaaccaggtaaaattaattagtttaaccaaagctAAAGAATAATGATTAGATACATAATATAAACTGGAGGAAAATAGTGATAAAagataaaagtaatccatataacCACTTTATATTGAAATGGAGCTCCGTGGTCTCTGACAGTTTTAAAATAGAACTTTGTGGCTTTCAACCACTGAGGTTTAATATATTGTTCTTTCTTTAATTCTTTCTTTCTATCAGTTAATGAATTTCACAAATATACATGCTgacttgtaaaatgttattttcttcttcttatcacATTATAAGATGAGCATAACAGCTTGACAATTAGGCAAGCCCGTGGTTAGTGAGCGAGCAGGAAGGGACAAGATCACTTTCATTGTTACTGAATAGATAAAGGACCTTCCCCTTACCCGGACAGCGTTGTATAAAGTGCTACACAAATAAAGGTGACAGCCGCATCAAGAAATATCTGAAAGCACATCTTTTTCAAATCCTCATGCTTCCACTATCTGTTCTAGTCTGTAGGCTACTCTTTTAAATAGTGTCTGAAATTTAGTAGCCTAGTGCTTTATTGTATCTACCACTtgccactttggataaaagcttctgctaaatgaataaatccaaatgtatatatatgcatttaaagcACCTGGACCCATCTGCACACCAATGTTTTCTGTAAGAACTCTaaaacgtttgtgtgtgtgtgtgttatattatatttgatacatcaaGGTTTTATGAATAATCAAGTAACCCTAAGCTTTGGCACAATGCAGTCAGGACTCATGCCAATAGAGCCCTCAAGTGGTGGGTATTGGTTTGTGCCACACTTTAATGCAATGATAAGGACTGCATGTTGAAAGTTGTTTCAAAATGtgagaaatgcacttacaatAGAGATCCATGAGGCCACTGTGGTATTCTAGACTCATTCACTTCCATTACAAAGTTTATAACTACAGATGCATTTTTGGTTTGTCAAGGTTTGAATCTTCAAATGAAAACCTGTTTTGCCAATCAGTGAAGAGTCGTTGGCATTTTACaacatttaaagaaacaaaatatcCAGAAAGGAACACCATAATCATGCAACCACTCCTTTGTGTTACAATCCTCCATAATCCATCAAGCATTCTGTGCTATTTGCTCTTGCAGATAAAGGCTATAGCTTTGATAAATATGCtaaattaatttggttttgtcttttatattattttgtcagGCACCACATCAAGGATACTATGTTCAAATGTGCTTTATTCTAGATGTTTTCcacataatttacataattatacAAAATACTCTATTTCACAATGTATTATTCATAGACACAGCCAACATTAAATAAAACTGCAAGTATTGTTTTCTGAAATCATAGACATATTACTGTACATCAAATTAGTTTAGCACGCTCATCACACAATGGAAAATAATATATCATAAAGCCGTCATCatttacaaatatgaataaatgtgtcAGTATTTTGCAATTCATTATGTCTGAACTGAACCCgggttttattttcacaaaaatacattatttcaaaACTCATGTGAACTTGAGGAAAAAATGAATCCAGTCTCTGATGAGCAAAGAGCTCTAGTTTTACTGAGCAAGAGCATCTGAGATCCTCACTGATCTCTTCTTTCTGTGTTCAATTCTTCTCTACTATCAGAAATCGCCGTTTCCCTGCTACTCAAGTCTTGAATATTCAGCATTGTCAACTCCCCCAGTTCCATTTCACTGTCTTCCGTTTGAGTGGAAGCAAAATCCCATTCGATTTTCTCCATGTCCTCTTCAGGCTTAAGCCCTATATTGTCAGGGATGATCTCCACCTCGATATCTGATGAATCCTCTCTCTCCTTGAACCAAACGGTCTTTTGTCTGTCATCCTTCCTCCTCTCTTTAGCCAGAATGGATTTTACTTTATGCTTGTTTGCCTTTCCTCTGGCTTGGCCGGCAGGACTATGGTGTGAATGGGTGGTATGCGTCTGGAGTCCACAGGAGCTGCAGTGCCTCTGTCTCTTGCGAGGTATCACTCGCACCCTTGCTGCCTGAACTGCATCCAGTCTTTCTCTCAGTTCAGCTCGCTTGGATCTGGATCTCCCTGTGTCTCCTTCATTCAAGAAACCATCATTGGTTAACTGCATGCTATCTCTTGGCCTGTTAGGGGGCTGAGTAAACTTCAAGAATAGCCCTAAACACTGAACGAGGGCAGAGGGTTAATCTCACAATTTCATGAGCTGTTTATTACCTGCTGTAGTACATGATTACGGTGTTCTTATGGAACTTTCTCTTAAGCATCATTTCTTTTACAAAGTGGACACTCAGAGCTGGACTCACTGAGCTTTGATGAGAAGATGCTGACCTCAGACTTGAATGCATCAGGATTCCCCTTCTTGACGCGGGATATCAGATAGCCAATCACAATGAGGCAGAGCACCAGTAACGCAGCCATCACAAAGCCCAGCAAAGCCATGTCTCCTGCACGGTACCCCTCGTCGGGTGACTGGACCCCTACTGCTGATATGGCAGGTGTGCAAAGAGAAAAATTAGACACCAACATGCGGAAAAAAATATTAGAACCTTTACACTTAATCCAATCCTGCTCATGGAAGGCCAACTTCCAGCAAAGTTAAGTGAATCAAGGTCTTGAGTATAAATATTGAAAGGATAACTTACATGGTACTACAGTCACAGAAAGACTAGCTGTCCCTATCTCACCAGTAGACACATCCACTGCCCGAAGCTAGTGACAAAAGAAATCATTTTCagtcacactttatattaagtagCCTTAGTTACAATGTACCTAACCaataacattaaattaacatttgtaGTTACACTGTTAGCATTACTCCAAACCTCTTTGTAACTATTTGTGAAATTAACTAGCAAGTGAAAAACTCTCAATCAGAGTGAAAACTGTTTCAATGTCTGTTTCTAGTGTGGTAAATTGTCAATATAAAGTTTGACCAGTATTTCaataaaacgataaaaaaaaagtagacagATTTCATATGCAACTACTGTCAACTAGTAGTTAAAATTTTCTCAAAATAGATGTAGCAAAACATGTTTACTTGCCTGCAAAGCGAAGGAATCAGTCCGAACGGCTTTCTTCAAAAGTATAAACCCATCTGTTGTGATATTAACATAGCTGCTATACTGAACTTCATATCTTACGTCAGGGTTGATTCCCTGAAAAATAAAGGGAGAAACTGGCACTctcttattaaatgtattcagtcTTTATGGGTGACCGTAATGTTGCCAAGTAGGATATTTATCCTTGATGAAAGTTTTTGTTGGTCCTGGAAAAAACATTTCtcttaaaaaattttttaccaCCTAACCATTAAATCTAACCATTAACTAGCTTTAAAATCAGTGGGGAGTGATAAGTTGGTATGAATGTTGCTTAAGCTCCAACCCCAGACCTAACATCAACCCTAAACCTAAAAACTGATGTTATTCCAAAACCAAGGAGATAGCTCTGAATTCACATGGTTAAAACACAGTACAATGTCTGCATATACTGtaatgtaaaagtaaaattatGTAAAACTTACACTCGCAAAATCTTCATCCCTTGCTCTGACTCTGATTGGTCTGTTGGATGTCCTGTCCCTTAGCACCATGTTTTCAGGCCCTGAATTACTGTAAACATAGCCTTCATATCGGTCCTTTTCAAACTTTGGAGCATTTCTGCTCTTTTTCATTACTTCAATAGTGACTGAAGTGGTGGCAAACTGATCTCTATTTACTACCTGGGAAGCCTGGAAAAGACAGATAAAGGAAGGATGGTATTATAAAAATTAAGCAGTGAAAATTGTATACTTAGTGTAGACTACACTTCTCAAAGTCTTCAAAATATGCACAAGAAACTCACTAAAACTAAGAGTGATATAGGGCCTGCTATGTCTGCTGGTTTCAGCATGGATATGTTTCCAGATTTCTCATCAATCTGAAATATGTTGTCCTCATTTCCTAGACAATCACAGAAATGATTATGTTCATGTTGAACACTGAGTGTGTAGGAATAACTGTAATGTTAGGAAAAATGCTTTAATACCTCGAACAATTTTATAGCTTATCTCTTCATTTCTGCTTTTATCTCCATCTCTGGCATACACTGGACCTGGCTGAAATTGCAATGCTCCATCCTGGAAATATCAATTTAGTATGTATAATTTCAACACATacagtaccattgcatttattaaaggaatagtttaaaatttgcttaaaaatttctcaggccatccaagacatCCCATTGTTTCTTAATGGGAACAGAGAACTTGGAGAAATCAATactatggatagaggacttgtattttagctcaAAGCGATGATTACATGTTTTAATGATAGatttcacttcacaaaatgttaattgatggactggattcggttgctttgtgatgtttttatcagcagtttgaactctcattttgacggcacccattcagtgcaggGGATCATTGgtaaacaagtgatgtaatgctaaatttctctaaaactgttctgatgaagaagcaaactcatctacaacTTGGATGGTCTAAGGGTAAACAAATATAgggcaaatattcatttttaggcAAACTATTTCCATGgtcataatattaatgaaaatgtacCTGTTTCTCTGTTAAGTTCACCCTGACCCTGTACCCCAGGCTCAGGCAGATTTTGGCATTACCAGTGGTTACTCTTGTACATGGTTGAAACCAGGGAGGACGGTTATCGATGTCTATAATATTGACGATGATTGTTGCTGAAGCTGTGAAAGAGTGTTCAACCAGTTGTGATGGAGGTGGAGTATCCTGTAAGAGTCGAGAATCGTTTGTGTTATAGGTGATCAGGAGAGAATTTCTGAATTTATTAGATCTAAATGAAACAATTTTTACATACCTGCACATGCAAGATCAGTTTCACCTGTTGGATGACATCGTAATCTAAAATCTTGTTCACAAGGATGTTTGGTGTATACATGGTCTCAAGTCTGAAGTATCTGTTCTGTAAAGAAACAGTCCAAGTGTGCAAACAAtgtcatttaaatataatgtttcaaaaaagCATGGACTAAACTGTTCAAATTCATATGGAATATTTTTACTATGTCACTATGAACATTTGAAGGATTTACCCAAGCTGAAGTTCTGGGTGACCCTGACCCTTTCAATGCAAGGACAGAaacctctcagatttcattaaaactatttacatttaacttttgaagatgaacaaagtcttatggatttggaatgaaatgagggtgagaaACTGATGaatggattttcatttttgggtgaacctttaAGCTTCAGTTTGATCTTCACACAAAGCATGTGACTAAACGGCAcaacacactcttaaaaataaagactgAATGGCCtattgtggaaccaaaaatggttcttctgtggcattgtttgaagaaccttttgaagcacctttatttgcAGCCATTGTTTATAATGCTTTTATGATTTTGTCCTTTTATGGAGATTTACAGATTCTGGCTCTGGTactttcagtgtaaaaaaaattatcttgttGTTGTCTACAGAACGAACAACATTAGGACGAAAGAATGatgattcaagatttttatttgtcacatacacaattatatagagcttatataaccagcagtgaaatgtgagtgcAATGACACACTTATTTTGGGGCAAACAAACTATTCCTGAAATATTTTTTGATTTTCTCAATAGAGAAAAGGTTGATTACTTACCTCAGTTGGTTCCATAGAGTAATACAGAACCTCTGAATCGTCATCTATTGCTTCAATCAGGGCAATGCTGGTATTAACTGGTGTGAGCTGTGCAACACACAAAATGTAGCATTAATGGAATAGAATGGCAACATCCTCACTGTGacagtagattaaaaaaaattatgaagaagcTGTCTGACTTAACGTACAATGTATGAAACCATGATTTTGCCAAGAAGATTGTGTGCATGGACCAACAACTTTTGCTGGTCATAACATGGtcagcttttttgtttgtttgtaataagAACGTTGTTTAAGCCACAAACCCAAGCTGAAGCTGAACCTTATCCCTTAAATTGGTTTTGGATTGATTGGTTGTTGGCAATGTAGTTCCAGGACcaacaattatttaaaacatatatagGACAAATGCTGAATAACAATATGCTCTCACCTCATTTACGTCAAGTGTATACTCGCTCTTGTCAAATGATGGAGGGTTGTCGTTGATATTCACAACACGAACAATCACAGTCAGagtgatctgtagataaaatgtACAACTTGAagtgaacaacaacaaaattaactAGTAGTCCTCGATATAAGTGACCCCCAAAAGGACAGGAACACTGGATGCCATTACAATAGATAACATAATACCAAGTGGAATCTACAAACAAATGATAAATGCCAGAGCTTATCTCACACAAGTCTACACTTTTCTGAAGCAGTCTCGCAATTACTTTTAATCAGATGGTTTCAGATTTAATCAGATGCAATGTTTAGTGAACAATGAAGTCCCTCAGGTATCCTAATGGAGCAATCACGTAGTTCTCTGAAATACAagtagtgattttttttattatttatttttttagtctgTGGAGTATTTATAGTATGTATATTTTGCTGAAAAAGTGTGTGCTATCTTCCTTTCAATTAAATGACACATTTGTTCATATTTTATCTAAtgctaagactttttttttttttttttttagtttgttttgcatttatctgCATATACTTGTAGTTGCAGATCCGAGTAACTTACACTTCTGTGGCCAGTTTTGTTACATCGGATCTGGACAGTTAGTTCTTCAGGAGCTGAAAGTGTCTGGAAAACAATCAAGCTGAAGTTAGGATCAAACTTCTGTGATTGTGTATTTTCATGAGTAGCCCAGTGTTAAACCAAgtcattttaaaacaaagttcTATCAGTTTAAGATGGTCAAGCTGGTGCTGGCTTGTTCCTGATCCAGTTTGGGCTACTAAACCAGGTCCACTGTCATTTAGTGTAACTGATTAACCATTATCTATATCAACTTGGATCAGATAATGACCATAAATGACCAGCTAGAAACCATGTAAACATTGCCACCATAAGAAGCTGGGAATAATGTCATCATAGTTGCTCAAACTGGCACAAGACAATGGAAAGTCATGAAATAAACATACTTCAAAGTCCAGGCCTTTCTTTGCTATCAGTTCTGAACCCTTCAGATCGAAGGCATTCCCAGGATTCTCGGTGAGGTTCAGCGTTACATCCTTTGTTATTGTGTTAATACGGACAACAACTGTGTCAGCGGTGTTATTCTCTTGAATTGTCACAGGCTCTGAGGGGACTGTACAAACTGCAGAGAGAAAACAAATACGACCATTTTCTTACGTAGCAGATATTACAACATTTTCTTtgtcataatataataaaatctagtaataaaaatatttttgtagaaatgaaTATTTTACAGATGATATAGCCTGCAATAATACGATATCTttgttgtgtgtatgtataaatgtTTATGGACAGAAACGTGATAAGAGTTATTTTCTATGACAGAATACACTGTATGTAAGCAAGTATTTTGAACAACTAGACATATTTGAAGCTCTACATTCCTGTCGTCTGTAGACAATGACAATGAACAGACATGGTGTCTTTTTATTGCCACTGACTAAACTGAAATTACTTACATCACAAAAAAATGCCCACTAAAAGAGACTGACACACGCCGTACCGAGACAATAGCGTTTCTAACAATAGTTTAGCAAATAGTTAAAatctaaaaactgaaacaagaGTTACTTACTTTTATCAGCAAAGCAGATTTTGTGAAGGAATAAGGCAAATAAACACCCAAAGATGGTAGTTATGGATTTACGCTTAAATATTATGTCCATTTCCCAGTTTCTGATGCACACAAATTAGTATGGAGGACTGTGAGACCGTGGCACCAGCTGGTACTTCTTCACATAAAGCATTGACTGTGCTGACTGATGAGTGGGAGTTGACTCCGGTCGCAATGTTTGTGACTTCATCTTACAGTCATATATTGCCTAAAGAGCTTGCCAGCAGTGGACTGCTCCCTCCCACCCAAATACTTGCATCTGTTTTTGCGAGTTCATTTTGTATTAGTGGAAGCACCATGGAATGGGAGACCGTCTGAAATCTAAAATTTatcaaattacaaaataaatgaaaataaataataatattaggttaataatattattaattagttaATCTGTCACTACTTAGGAATTGATTAgtgctttagttttttttatacttaTAATGAGATACCAACCAAATATTTAGACACACTAATTCCACACTCAGAGTAATAGTAAAGTTATGAAAACTGCAgtataagaaaaaaacaaaaaacaaaacaacaacaactgtgatCTATATCCAGTATTGAAGGACTTATGCTCAGTATTTAAagtgtctcttatgctcaccaaggctgcactgaATTTAtcagaaaagtgaaaaaaaaactgtaataatgtgaaatattataattttaaataactgttttctatctgaatatgttttaaaatgtaatatatatttttttcttgatgactagaaataataaaattaatttatttgaaatagaaatcttttgtaacattataaatgtattttctgtctCTTTTGAACAATGATGAGACCTTGCTAaataacagtattattatttttataatcttttttttttttcaaatacattttttaaatggtagtgtattatGCTTAAAAAACGGTATTGATTTAAGAAATGTTCcttttaattgttaaaatatattcaaatacaaaacttgcaataatatttcagtgtttcaaaaaaaaaataattatgcagccttggtgagcataagagacttctttaaaaaaaatcttaattattctaaATTCTGGACTAGTATAGATCATATTTTTGGATTAAATATCTACAATAGATCAGCAATCATTGCTGCACTGCACATCCAAGTGATCTGATTTCAGATTCTGTGATTTGTGAAAGTACTGGCCTGAATGTCTTCTGAAGTCTTATGTAATAATGCGTGCCACTGCTCAGCTCTTACCAAAACACACTCTTTATGCAGTGTGCTATTTATTTTAGCCTATTTGTTGATAGTACTTAATTAATTTCCTTGAAAATATTCTGCCTCCCTCCAAGCCAATCAGAGCTCTTCTCCAGCACATGCGACTGTGACATCAGCTGGTATAATACATGTTTAGAGACAAACAAGAAGAACCCCCTCTGCTACCCCCACTGCTTCTCTGTGTGGGAACAACAGAACACAGTGTCACATGAAGCAGACACATTGTGCAGCCATGTAGATGTGTGTTGCTGTCATGGATTCGCTTGAGCAGGCCTTGCACAGCGGAGCTGTAGGCTGCATTGTTGTGCaaggtttttgaaagaattaCAGGCCAATATAATGCTTCTCTTAAAACAGATTCacaatttctatattttataaatgacttGGTGACTGAGATATAAAAGTAACAAATATTTCAACCATTACAACCGGTTCTATTAAAACAAATGTAGACTAGGCTATACAAGTACaattaaaaagtgttaaaattatagaaaaataaaacttaaattaaatcacAGAAGAGAGTTAAAGGctgctctctctatatataaaatGTGAGACAAGTTTAAGTTTCATTGTTGTCAGATTTAAAAGGGTTTAGATATACATTTTAAGAACAGTGTTACAAAATGAAATATGCTATAATAGTGAAGTTTGCCTTAGCGTTTTTTAACGACAAATTATGACCAACTCAATGATGCATTCATTAAGAGAGTGGTCATTTGcttcattcatgaatgaatcagtggATTTGAATAAATCAGTTGAATCAATGATTCTGTGATTCACTTATTAAGGCTTGCCACCCAACTATTGTAGTTTAAATGTATcatagtaaaattaaattttttcagaCATTTCACTTaatcaaaatgttatataaaacagCACTTATGCACTTGTAATTGTAATCAATGGTTCGATGGATTTTGTTGATACAGACTTAATTTAATAAAGTgtaatacaaaattaatattCCATGTATGGTCGTTGTTATCTTGTGCTGATGATCATGAACTGGAAACTCACTCAAACATCCCGCCAAAACTCACTCAGAAGCGCCAAACCGCATTTTATCGCTTCAAATGATTAAAagtaaacttatttaaaaaaaggaacaCTTAAAAACACATCAGCGTGTTCAAAATGACCTAAAATGAAGTAAACTATCTTTGGGAAGACTCTACACGGAGAGTTTTATTCTGCAGCCAGCCACCAGGGGGCGATCAAAGAGTTTTGGCTTAATTTTCTGGACGTGAGCTTCGTTCACCGGCAGAGGTCATTGCTGTTCAGGCGTAAAGTAATGAGTGTGTTGACTCAAGATCTATATAACTGGTGAAATCCTTAGCATTCCCATTCAAGCAGAGGGGTACTTTGGAACAGGACCTTTTGGAAATATGCAAGTAATCTGAAATCTGCCTTCTTGTTTCAAACAACTGTAAGACTTTCTTAATAGATTCTGATGTTCCCAGGGTTCATTCGTTCCCCAGATTTATATGTTAGTTATGGTTGGGCTAACATAGGGTTAACTCTGAGAACATACTGAAAGTAGAGCAGATATGTTGAATGAAATATTACAATGGATATATAGGATTCAGATAATGGGATTAGGTGTTATATTTGTATGAGTACCAGTTCATGTCAGTGTAAAAGGAAATGAGATAGGAGACTGAAGTGCAAAGAAAGAGATATAGAAAGAGACATAGCTAgacataaatgttaaatattagaaATGAAGAACGGCTAGATTTAGGTTTTATTGCATTCAGTTTGGTAGAATTACAGAAGATCAGCAAAGCAGAGGGAAACATGACCGGAAATTTAgaaatttgtgaattttgtgttatGCCTACActtatttttagattattttgatGGTTCCCTTTAGACATTCTGTTGTCTATAACTAACTTTGCAACTACCCATCCACtgactctcattagagtattccTGAAGTGTTAGTGAACTGTTACGTTACACTAAGGTTTCAGgtttagtagaataagttgacaaagTTATTTATAGTCGTAGGGCTATGTATGttgggggaccatcaaaataaagtgtttgcAGATATTACACACATAGTATACTTCTACTCTAACtggtagttgacatgtagttgcaaagttacaaaTTGTACAAAGGTTTTGGACATGCAGCATTTAGCCTCTCGCCTCCTCACCAGTGCATTAGCAATGCTGTTTTGCTAATGTTGACAACTTCTGTAGGGATTATGATAGAACATGTCATATTCATAACCCGCTAAATAGTGAGTTGATAGCGTTAACTGCCACAGTTGATTTTCACCCTCAATTGGTAAGTGTTCATTTCAAACCATTGGCATGTTTGCAGTTTAATGTTTCTTGCAAAAATGCTTGTGCTAACCAGCTAAACCTTAAAGATGAGTTGAGTAGATGTAAAGTGGAGAATGTTTAAACAGGATAAGCACAATTTATGAGTGTGAATGATTTATAAATTTCAGGAATCTgccaatatgtaaatattttagaaatacagCGAGGAATTGCAATCTAGGGGAATGCAAAGTATTTAGATACAAATACAATATGTTAATCTTCTCAAAACAGCATGCTCCATTTCACAAGTCCTTCTGTAGAAAGGATAAGGTAAATCCTA
This genomic interval carries:
- the LOC128016296 gene encoding cadherin-related family member 5-like isoform X2 encodes the protein MDIIFKRKSITTIFGCLFALFLHKICFADKICTVPSEPVTIQENNTADTVVVRINTITKDVTLNLTENPGNAFDLKGSELIAKKGLDFETLSAPEELTVQIRCNKTGHRSITLTVIVRVVNINDNPPSFDKSEYTLDVNELTPVNTSIALIEAIDDDSEVLYYSMEPTENRYFRLETMYTPNILVNKILDYDVIQQVKLILHVQDTPPPSQLVEHSFTASATIIVNIIDIDNRPPWFQPCTRVTTGNAKICLSLGYRVRVNLTEKQDGALQFQPGPVYARDGDKSRNEEISYKIVRGNEDNIFQIDEKSGNISMLKPADIAGPISLLVLASQVVNRDQFATTSVTIEVMKKSRNAPKFEKDRYEGYVYSNSGPENMVLRDRTSNRPIRVRARDEDFASGINPDVRYEVQYSSYVNITTDGFILLKKAVRTDSFALQLRAVDVSTGEIGTASLSVTVVPLGVQSPDEGYRAGDMALLGFVMAALLVLCLIVIGYLISRVKKGNPDAFKSEVSIFSSKLRDTGRSRSKRAELRERLDAVQAARVRVIPRKRQRHCSSCGLQTHTTHSHHSPAGQARGKANKHKVKSILAKERRKDDRQKTVWFKEREDSSDIEVEIIPDNIGLKPEEDMEKIEWDFASTQTEDSEMELGELTMLNIQDLSSRETAISDSREELNTERRDQ
- the LOC128016296 gene encoding cadherin-related family member 5-like isoform X1 translates to MDIIFKRKSITTIFGCLFALFLHKICFADKICTVPSEPVTIQENNTADTVVVRINTITKDVTLNLTENPGNAFDLKGSELIAKKGLDFETLSAPEELTVQIRCNKTGHRSITLTVIVRVVNINDNPPSFDKSEYTLDVNELTPVNTSIALIEAIDDDSEVLYYSMEPTENRYFRLETMYTPNILVNKILDYDVIQQVKLILHVQDTPPPSQLVEHSFTASATIIVNIIDIDNRPPWFQPCTRVTTGNAKICLSLGYRVRVNLTEKQDGALQFQPGPVYARDGDKSRNEEISYKIVRGNEDNIFQIDEKSGNISMLKPADIAGPISLLVLASQVVNRDQFATTSVTIEVMKKSRNAPKFEKDRYEGYVYSNSGPENMVLRDRTSNRPIRVRARDEDFASGINPDVRYEVQYSSYVNITTDGFILLKKAVRTDSFALQLRAVDVSTGEIGTASLSVTVVPSVGVQSPDEGYRAGDMALLGFVMAALLVLCLIVIGYLISRVKKGNPDAFKSEVSIFSSKLRDTGRSRSKRAELRERLDAVQAARVRVIPRKRQRHCSSCGLQTHTTHSHHSPAGQARGKANKHKVKSILAKERRKDDRQKTVWFKEREDSSDIEVEIIPDNIGLKPEEDMEKIEWDFASTQTEDSEMELGELTMLNIQDLSSRETAISDSREELNTERRDQ